A genome region from Acidobacteriota bacterium includes the following:
- a CDS encoding outer membrane protein transport protein yields the protein MATMDPANKIMRFMMSCYVTRLMMVGCLMGLPASGWAQGHMLPGAGPINSAMGGAGVALPIESLGALTFNPALLAGAEGNQLSFATEFLKESILIDSTLGSRKGTITADSQIGVLPAFGWMLRDPKGKLALGFGLIGISSMGADYPTDNASILFASVPNGFGRSYTDYREIKIPVAFAYQVTPKLAIGASLNVYLGSFGATPLPMAETDQYASGQTYYPEAGRLTDSWAFGGQFGFHYQASPKVSIGASITTPQNFAPYKWNSTNPDPTSWHFGQARTVEFDLDGPMVVSFGVGLKPDAKTKIALDGMFTKYEGVHGLGGPGGVVNGVIDPFGWRNIWTLKAGIERQVTEKMTVRAGYNYSQMPVRPETVISTTGAPITFQQYLCGGVGIKMFPFLEMVASVYFVPRAHVVGPYQQGDIRGTMDESNTHTSGLVGMNFRF from the coding sequence ATGGCCACGATGGATCCCGCAAACAAGATAATGAGGTTCATGATGAGTTGCTACGTCACACGGTTGATGATGGTCGGGTGCCTGATGGGCCTGCCGGCGTCAGGCTGGGCCCAGGGTCACATGTTGCCGGGGGCTGGCCCGATCAACAGCGCGATGGGCGGGGCGGGTGTCGCACTGCCGATTGAATCGCTTGGGGCGCTGACGTTCAACCCGGCGTTGCTCGCCGGCGCCGAGGGCAATCAGCTCTCGTTCGCGACAGAGTTCCTCAAAGAGAGCATCCTCATCGACTCCACCCTCGGCTCGCGGAAGGGTACGATCACGGCGGATTCGCAGATCGGGGTGCTGCCGGCGTTTGGCTGGATGCTGCGCGATCCGAAGGGAAAGCTGGCGCTGGGCTTCGGGCTGATTGGGATCTCCAGCATGGGCGCCGACTACCCGACTGATAACGCCAGCATCCTGTTCGCGTCGGTGCCGAACGGATTCGGCCGCAGCTACACCGACTACCGGGAGATCAAGATCCCGGTGGCGTTCGCGTATCAGGTGACGCCGAAGCTGGCCATCGGCGCCTCGCTGAATGTCTACCTCGGCTCCTTCGGTGCGACCCCGCTGCCCATGGCAGAGACCGACCAGTACGCCAGCGGCCAGACGTACTATCCCGAGGCCGGCAGGCTGACCGATAGCTGGGCCTTCGGCGGGCAGTTCGGCTTCCACTACCAGGCGAGCCCGAAGGTCAGCATCGGAGCCTCGATTACCACACCGCAGAACTTCGCCCCGTACAAGTGGAACTCGACCAATCCCGATCCGACATCGTGGCATTTCGGCCAGGCGCGGACCGTCGAGTTCGATCTGGATGGACCGATGGTCGTGAGTTTTGGCGTTGGCCTCAAGCCGGATGCGAAGACGAAGATCGCGCTCGACGGCATGTTCACCAAGTACGAGGGCGTGCATGGCCTCGGCGGTCCTGGCGGCGTCGTCAACGGCGTCATCGATCCGTTCGGATGGCGGAATATCTGGACGCTCAAAGCCGGCATCGAGCGCCAGGTCACCGAGAAGATGACCGTCCGGGCCGGCTACAACTACAGCCAGATGCCGGTCCGCCCGGAGACCGTCATCTCGACCACGGGCGCACCCATCACGTTCCAGCAGTACCTGTGCGGGGGCGTCGGCATCAAGATGTTCCCGTTCCTCGAGATGGTCGCCAGCGTCTACTTTGTCCCACGGGCTCACGTCGTCGGACCGTATCAGCAGGGTGATATTCGGGGCACGATGGACGAGTCGAACACGCACACCAGCGGACTGGTCGGCATGAACTTCAGGTTCTGA
- a CDS encoding aldehyde dehydrogenase family protein encodes MFIPAMIGRGREGYRSLERRTVFGFDGSVVTEATITPAVLVNQLARKPSPGLRSLPIHRLLDMLARAADLFETGQPDGLAPEAYVRNASLASGLPLSITRTQTLGIFPPALRMMGRFLDVQSPGGLDVFDTGVYEAGGIRIGLVPRGRNVGFVMPGNHPSTHFLWLLALAMKVPVVVRPSVDDLFTPYRLVMSFLEAGMPEDAVAFVPGGHDLVDAIVQSCSLSVLFGTQQLADRYASNRNVRIHGPGRSKVVVTADADFGQTVRLISRLVLDDAGRGCINGSAVVVEGDAGKLAAAVAVELEAVPVRSPLMEGAQLGSVRPAEAAAYNAMIDSRLGSGARELTPGRDARVATVDGVAMMRPIVIEVDSFEHPLFGMELPFPFVVFAPALRKDLARAASHSLAVVVAGTGDALTEELLREPTVDKVFDSGALSTEFDPREPHEGYLLDFLFQKKAIRSGAPMLSLSPRA; translated from the coding sequence ATGTTCATCCCGGCCATGATCGGCAGGGGGCGGGAGGGCTACAGGAGCCTGGAACGCCGGACCGTGTTCGGGTTCGACGGATCGGTGGTGACCGAGGCGACCATCACGCCGGCCGTGCTGGTCAACCAGCTCGCCCGCAAGCCGTCTCCGGGGCTGCGATCGCTTCCCATCCACCGCCTGCTCGACATGCTGGCCCGCGCAGCGGATTTGTTCGAGACGGGTCAGCCCGACGGTCTGGCTCCCGAAGCGTACGTGCGGAACGCGTCGCTGGCCTCCGGCCTGCCACTCTCGATCACGCGCACCCAGACGCTCGGCATCTTCCCGCCCGCTCTGCGAATGATGGGCCGGTTTCTCGATGTACAGAGCCCTGGCGGGCTCGACGTGTTCGACACCGGCGTCTATGAGGCGGGAGGCATCCGGATTGGACTGGTGCCGCGTGGTCGCAACGTCGGCTTCGTGATGCCGGGCAACCATCCGTCCACGCACTTCCTGTGGTTGCTGGCGCTCGCGATGAAAGTGCCGGTTGTCGTGCGCCCCTCTGTCGACGACCTGTTTACGCCGTACAGGCTGGTCATGTCGTTCCTGGAGGCGGGGATGCCAGAGGACGCCGTCGCGTTCGTGCCCGGCGGCCACGATCTGGTCGACGCCATCGTTCAGTCCTGTTCGCTCTCGGTCCTGTTTGGCACTCAGCAACTGGCGGATCGGTACGCGTCGAACCGGAACGTCAGGATTCACGGACCTGGCCGGTCGAAAGTCGTCGTCACGGCCGACGCCGACTTCGGGCAGACCGTCAGGTTGATTTCGCGTCTCGTGCTGGATGACGCGGGCCGCGGGTGCATCAATGGCAGTGCGGTCGTGGTGGAGGGCGACGCCGGGAAGCTCGCCGCCGCGGTTGCGGTCGAGCTGGAAGCGGTGCCTGTCCGGTCGCCGCTGATGGAGGGCGCCCAGCTCGGATCGGTCCGCCCGGCGGAGGCAGCGGCCTACAACGCGATGATCGACAGTCGTCTCGGGAGCGGGGCACGCGAGTTGACGCCCGGACGCGATGCCCGGGTGGCGACCGTTGATGGCGTCGCGATGATGCGGCCGATCGTGATCGAAGTGGATTCCTTCGAGCACCCGCTCTTCGGGATGGAGTTGCCGTTCCCGTTCGTCGTGTTCGCTCCTGCGCTGCGCAAGGATCTGGCCCGCGCAGCGAGCCACTCCCTGGCGGTCGTCGTGGCGGGCACGGGCGACGCCCTGACGGAGGAGCTGCTGCGGGAACCAACGGTGGACAAGGTGTTCGACAGCGGCGCCCTGAGCACGGAGTTCGATCCCCGGGAGCCCCATGAAGGCTACCTGCTGGACTTTCTGTTCCAGAAGAAGGCCATCCGATCCGGGGCCCCCATGTTGAGTCTGTCGCCCCGCGCCTGA
- a CDS encoding DUF1059 domain-containing protein: MAFKLVCAESGAKCPFEVVAPTREELMQHVAVHAKMSHPEMASAPPPAEMINKMIHQV; this comes from the coding sequence ATGGCGTTCAAGCTCGTTTGCGCGGAAAGCGGCGCGAAGTGCCCCTTCGAGGTCGTCGCGCCGACTCGGGAAGAACTGATGCAGCATGTGGCGGTTCACGCGAAGATGTCGCACCCGGAGATGGCCTCCGCGCCGCCGCCGGCAGAGATGATAAACAAGATGATTCACCAGGTGTAG
- a CDS encoding outer membrane protein transport protein, producing the protein MNCYVKRFVLVGCLMLLPVSAWAQGAMLHGIGPINSSMGGAGIAMPIESLGALTFNPALIAGVEGNQISFTTEFFKDGIIIDTTLDGTTKGRTRATPHLTVIPAFGWMMRDPKGKLALGFGLIGLAGFGADYPTDNASLLFTAAPFGFGRIYTDYRETKIPVAFAYQVTPKLAIGGSLNVYMGSFAVAPLPYKFYDVDAFGNRYYEEAGKLDNSWAIAGQFGFHYQANPMMSVGGSITTPQNFAPYKWHSTYANPGNANYGQDRTVEFDLDGPLIVSVGVGLKPGAKTKIAVDGMFSKYKGVHGFGGPGGVNNGVVDPFGWRSVWTIKAGVQHEISKTLTVRAGYNFSQMPLRSEVVLSATGAPATFQNHFTGGFGYKMFPFLEMVASFYVVPREHVVGPFPDLTGKVRGTLDESNKLTGGLIGMNFRF; encoded by the coding sequence ATGAACTGCTACGTCAAACGATTCGTGCTGGTCGGATGCCTGATGCTCCTGCCAGTGTCAGCCTGGGCCCAGGGCGCCATGCTGCACGGGATTGGCCCGATTAACAGCTCGATGGGGGGAGCCGGCATCGCGATGCCGATTGAGTCGCTCGGGGCGCTGACGTTCAACCCGGCTCTAATCGCCGGCGTGGAGGGAAATCAGATCTCGTTCACGACCGAGTTCTTCAAGGACGGCATCATCATCGACACGACGCTCGACGGCACCACGAAGGGCCGGACCCGGGCGACCCCGCATCTGACGGTCATTCCGGCGTTCGGCTGGATGATGCGCGATCCGAAGGGGAAGCTCGCGCTTGGCTTCGGGCTGATCGGTCTGGCCGGATTCGGCGCCGACTACCCCACCGACAACGCCAGCCTGCTGTTTACGGCGGCCCCGTTTGGATTCGGCCGCATCTACACCGACTACCGGGAGACCAAGATCCCGGTCGCCTTCGCGTATCAGGTGACGCCGAAACTTGCGATCGGCGGATCGCTGAACGTGTACATGGGCTCGTTTGCCGTCGCCCCTCTGCCGTACAAGTTCTACGACGTAGACGCCTTCGGCAATCGCTACTATGAAGAAGCGGGCAAGCTGGACAACAGCTGGGCGATCGCCGGCCAGTTCGGCTTCCACTACCAGGCGAACCCGATGATGAGTGTCGGCGGATCGATCACCACGCCGCAGAATTTCGCGCCGTACAAGTGGCACTCCACCTACGCGAACCCGGGCAACGCGAACTACGGACAGGACCGGACGGTTGAGTTCGATCTCGACGGGCCGCTGATCGTCAGTGTCGGCGTCGGTCTCAAGCCTGGCGCGAAGACCAAGATCGCGGTCGACGGCATGTTTTCCAAGTACAAGGGCGTGCATGGGTTCGGCGGCCCTGGCGGCGTCAACAACGGCGTGGTCGATCCGTTTGGATGGCGCAGCGTCTGGACCATCAAGGCGGGCGTTCAGCACGAGATTAGCAAGACCTTGACCGTGCGCGCGGGCTACAACTTCAGCCAGATGCCGCTCCGGTCGGAGGTCGTCCTGTCGGCCACGGGTGCGCCGGCGACCTTCCAGAACCATTTCACCGGCGGCTTCGGCTACAAGATGTTTCCGTTTCTGGAGATGGTCGCGAGCTTCTACGTTGTTCCCCGGGAACACGTCGTCGGGCCGTTTCCGGACCTGACGGGCAAAGTCCGCGGCACCCTGGACGAGTCGAATAAGCTGACGGGCGGGCTGATTGGCATGAACTTCAGGTTCTAG
- a CDS encoding AarF/UbiB family protein, with protein sequence MSSSDVRDRRRVVEEQLRALGTPLPARRAPPPEGRLSIDEQPTGHLPAALAELGPVFAGFGRYLSSRLDLLSRRSCIDLAATDCRALGTPVSDVQALVRRHLGDEPDRRFTAIDESPCALTPWTQQHRAWLVSGAPVVVTFVRPDADQVLQTDLPLLPLLAPWLDVPAEALAGAVDDFSVTLRNRLDQTEQAEAFAKLFDDAQAGGPLDAPRCYVDDCAPGMLTVERIDGSTLADALGSNGTPRSEIDFDRETIARQLASAWVRQATTGRMIPFDFDLNDIRLRGDRLVLVGGVLEPLSAAGRTRFLSYLVAAAADEPDPAWDWIGMAAVRGDRGQPELTLRRRLRQIVPFRDGEWSGEDRLAEQMLAQWRVTREAGWKMLPHELHLYRGVHAVSAATTRLARHDDALLAALHRERLRLGLSEAQHLFDGGTFPAAIAEMARALVHVPQKLDELLTLVATGRLRVKAEVPDGGERRETRNRTVSLIASLVTLVALTFLVRHLSPAYGADFEWMGAVLVLIVGGWLLAAAARL encoded by the coding sequence ATGTCGTCGTCAGATGTGAGGGACCGCCGCAGGGTGGTGGAGGAACAACTCCGCGCGCTCGGGACTCCGCTCCCAGCCCGCCGGGCCCCGCCTCCGGAGGGCCGGCTCAGTATCGACGAACAGCCGACGGGGCACCTGCCCGCGGCGCTCGCGGAACTCGGGCCGGTGTTCGCCGGCTTCGGCCGCTACCTGTCGTCGCGACTCGATCTGTTGTCCCGGCGCTCGTGCATCGACTTGGCGGCGACCGATTGTCGAGCCCTTGGCACCCCGGTGTCAGACGTGCAGGCGCTGGTGCGCCGGCACCTCGGGGACGAACCAGATCGGCGATTCACCGCGATCGATGAATCCCCCTGTGCCCTCACGCCCTGGACCCAGCAGCACCGCGCCTGGCTTGTGTCGGGCGCGCCAGTCGTCGTCACGTTCGTCCGGCCTGACGCCGATCAGGTGTTGCAGACCGATCTGCCGCTGCTGCCCTTGCTCGCGCCATGGCTCGACGTGCCGGCCGAAGCCCTCGCCGGGGCCGTAGACGATTTCTCCGTGACGCTCCGGAATCGGCTCGACCAGACGGAGCAGGCGGAGGCCTTTGCCAAGCTCTTCGACGACGCACAAGCAGGCGGGCCGCTCGACGCTCCACGGTGTTATGTCGACGACTGCGCGCCGGGCATGCTGACCGTCGAGCGGATCGACGGCAGCACGCTCGCCGACGCGCTCGGCAGCAACGGCACGCCGAGGTCCGAGATCGATTTTGATCGTGAGACCATCGCGAGGCAGTTGGCGTCAGCCTGGGTGCGGCAGGCGACGACCGGGCGGATGATTCCATTTGATTTTGATCTGAACGACATCCGACTTCGTGGCGACCGGCTGGTGCTGGTTGGCGGCGTACTCGAGCCGCTGTCGGCCGCCGGCCGCACGCGGTTCCTGAGCTATCTGGTTGCTGCGGCTGCCGACGAACCGGACCCGGCGTGGGACTGGATCGGCATGGCTGCCGTTCGCGGGGACCGGGGCCAGCCAGAACTCACCCTGCGGCGCCGGCTCCGTCAGATCGTCCCGTTTCGCGACGGCGAGTGGAGCGGCGAGGATCGGCTCGCAGAACAGATGTTGGCCCAGTGGCGTGTGACGCGAGAGGCGGGGTGGAAGATGCTCCCGCATGAGCTTCACCTGTACCGCGGCGTCCATGCCGTGTCCGCGGCAACGACGCGGCTCGCGCGGCACGACGATGCGCTGCTCGCGGCGCTCCATCGCGAACGGCTGCGTCTCGGATTGTCGGAAGCGCAGCACCTGTTCGACGGCGGCACGTTTCCAGCCGCGATCGCGGAGATGGCGCGCGCCCTCGTGCATGTGCCGCAGAAGCTGGATGAACTCCTCACACTGGTGGCCACCGGGCGGCTGCGCGTCAAGGCGGAGGTACCAGATGGCGGCGAGCGTCGCGAGACCAGAAACCGCACGGTGTCGCTCATCGCGAGCCTGGTCACACTGGTCGCGCTGACGTTCCTGGTCAGGCACCTGTCGCCCGCCTACGGCGCCGACTTCGAGTGGATGGGGGCCGTGCTGGTGCTGATCGTCGGCGGGTGGTTGCTCGCGGCGGCTGCGCGTCTGTAG